The region TATTGTTTCCAGTTTATCGTCATAATAATATAGGAATTTTCTAGTGTACATTTGGTGTATactaaattattaatatctttgaACGCACTTAATTTATATAgttaaaaaatgttgaaaaaaaaatatttaaaaaagatgTTGAACTTACCATATTTGAGTTCAAGGCGCTGAAGCCCTAGTCAAGTCAGAATAGATTGATATATCCTCAAAAAGGTGGTTAGGATGCCTTGCGAGCTGCCAAATAAGAGATTCACGCATTTATTAATTACAATATGTAGATGTTAGGATGTAggttaatttattttttgaaggAATTAACGGCTTGGAAAGTATAAAAGTACGAAATAAGTAAACCTCAagcatgaaaatatttataaagAAGTAGTTATGTGTGGTAAGTGTGGAAATATTGCTGCgtgattttttttgtatttactTTGAGtgtgaatttttgaaatgtagTCTGTAAAATAGGGTTTGAATATAgtgtatgtattgtattaGGTAATTAGTATTTATCAACGTGTGTAACCTTGGCGTCCGTGGATCAAGCTTCACACACGCAATCAAATCGATGACAGGACTTCTTGTTTTGTGAAACTGATCCTCGATCCATGCGTTCACGAATTATTTGATTCAGAATATTTTTCGGATCGTCTTATATCTTAAGGTCCACGAGGATTTTCTGAAtgtatttgtaattttttatGCATTTTGTGTTTTCAACTATATATTTGCATGAATGATAGAAGCTCACAATTTAAGTAGCATTAGGTTTTTACTGTATCTTAGTTACAGAACGGTAATTGAGTACTACACACAGACATTCGATTACATTTTTTGATAAGTGAAGagttttttctataaaaagaaacTAGAACAAACGACGATAATAACAATTTTAGGTTTTTATTTAGGAGAAGGATTTATAAGCATTAAAAGCATGTTGGAAAGTCAGTTATACTGGGCGTATTGTATCTAGCGAGTCCCCCAGTGAAATTCTGCAGTGGTTTGGTATAATTCAGTATGGTACATGATTTTATCGAGAAATCTACGAATATTTTATTCTCAGGGACTTGATATAAgatatttgtttcattttgtatGTAATTAGTATTACTTCTTATGGTATTGTTTACTAGGAATAACGGTGGTAAGATCTGTAAAGTTCGgttttaataatttgattttcatcaattttaatatcaaatagtACTTCTTCGTCCTAATTCAGGAGCGATTTTAACTATCATTGTCATCACTTCATTcatgatatatttatttatctgaaATAAATCGAAAACTATCTGCAATATAAGTGTGTCTAGTTCATTGTGACTGTTTTACCTACAAGCATGTGTTCATTTGGATCTTTAATTTTCATCCCTAACCAAAGTTTTTGGTATGATGAAGAGAGTGCATATTATTGCTACTATTAGAATATGGAGAGATAAGGCGACACTAATTCACTATTTCAACTACCTGGCCTCAGCAGCATTGTCATCTCAGAAGTCCGGATATTAGTTGCAAGATGGTCAGCACCTCTTAAATGATGTCCCAGCTCCACTGTCGATACAAGTGAAAACAAATGATCCTCACAATCTCTGATTGCTGATCTCTCTTCGAGAAAGTGATCAAGTTGTCTAAAACCTCAAAGCAGAATTAAAAACCCTCAAAAATGATTACCTTTTATAGTATAAAATAGCAGTTTTATTATCGGATGGATCAATTTGTATAAGTTGTTGGAATGTGAATGTAATACATATTACGATACAATATAAAACGTATGCAAATTCCAGATTTGTATACATAATTTGATGAATACTGGAAGTGACAGTTACCTCCGTGTTGTTAACTGAAAAAAGAGAATAACATTGGATGGATTTGAGATATCACTAGTGCCTGTTAACGCACTAAATTTTGGaagcaattgcaatgaaaaacgacgatgaTATTACaagtttttttaatgatatgtTAACAACATGATCATCGTATTGAGATTGATGACAGACGCAAAAAGAATTTCTCACATATTTTATCCAATACATATTACATACAGACATCGATCTACTTTTTTTACATGTATACCAGGGTAACACATTTCTGCATAATCCTCTCAAAAACATATGCTGATTTATCCCAGTGGCAAATTTACCAGCTTTCCCCTAAAAAATGACACAAACTGTTTACCATAAATAGCAACATTTCATAAATGCTCGAATGATTTATTGCCACACCCCACAACATTGGgcatatgttggttgattccTTTTGAGATTTCGTAAATAAAGTTAAGAATGAGAAGGAAATGACTACTCTTCTTAACAGTAACAGACAAAACTGATCCAAATTACAGCCCATTATCCTTAACAATATTCTTTTGATTTTCACCACAAAATTTAGTGAATCTTCCATAGTGATGTATCAGATGGCCTATTCCCCAAAATTAAATTGACACCACTCCTTAAGATGATCCAAATATCTAATAAAGTGGTTGAATATAGTGTAGGTGCAAAACTACTCTAAATGAAACATACTAGGCCTACATATATTCATAAAAGGTTTGTGACATAAGAACATTCCATTGTTTTCATTAATACATCACAGTACAAAATTGTATGTACACCTCTCAACAAGAGTTAGAACAAATAATAAGACAATACAAAAACATATGAGAGAAATGCATAAAAGCACAATAAAACTATCGCTTAAAACTTTGATGGCATAGTGAAGtatttgttttaaaaattttcagtCGTGAATTGCCACATGATTgacccgaaatatttcaattttgtcgCCTTGATATTAACAATAACCGTTaaatatataccggtacgcGTTACAATTCAGCTATACAACTAATCACACAAATAGATACAAAAATAACTCCGCGTTGGgagaaatttatcaatattagaaaaGTTTGATTTCGTCCAATTTCGAAAATGATATCGGGAAGAAGGTTTCGTTTGATAAGCGATATAGGTCACAACCACGTTTAAACAGcagttgtttgatttttcacaTATAATACCGTTTATTCAATTTAAACCCCATCAATACATCATGACACCGTCCATCGGAGCTTTATTCATCGACGAATTATACTTGATCGGTCGCAGACGCGTTCCGGACGCGTAAACAAATCCGAGATTCAGGAAAAAACACGGAATCGAACAAACCATAAACCAGAACGAATAGCTCAAATACGTTCGATCGGTGGATACCCAGTAGTTGTCTTTCTCTGCCTGCGTCAACACGTTCACTTTGATGTACTTCTCGTTCATCACGACGAACAGGATTACCGATATCAAACTGCAAatacctgaaaatagaaatatcgatAAGTGAAAATCCGACCACAGATTCACAGGTTTCTTTATCAGGTTGGCCACTTTCCACCCATTTAAAAAACCCCTGATTTTTCCACGTGATAACGAGTGAATCAAAGAAATTTCtaagtttaaaatgttacaattcattcatgtttcattgaaaagcatcatccaaattccctgatttctccaggtttttgtaaaatttgtcaaattccctgagtctTCAGGTGGAAAATGCACAAcatcttttttcatattacTATGGGCATGGAAGCATAAATGGCCGCGCTAAcggcaaaattgaaaataattgtcATTAATTGAGTTCAGTAATTGACAAAGATTGATCAACTACAAAAACTAAATAATTCTTAGCATAAACAAGGTGTTAGGGTGTAGATATCTAGCTGATATAGTATTAGGTTATTGATCATTTGATCCGAGTACTATGAGTTCCTAAACGCCTATAGCTATCCCAGAGGGTGGTAGTAATCAAGCCTAATTCCTATCAAATCTGTGAGACTTATATGGTAtcgtaattagtcatatgtttcaaatcatggaaatTTGTCATAGTTTATATCTAGATTGGAATAGTATTACGATACTATGTTTATATGAATTGGATTGTGAGCATTCTAGCAAACTATCACAAAATGCTGACAATTTGCAAATGTCAAGACCGTTCATTTACgtataaaatctatttttgtaTGATTCTGGGTAAATGTCTAGAACGCTCACTGGTCCGCCCACATATCAGTTAGATATTGTCATTGTTTGATAATGACAGATGCCGATAACTCTTACGCCCGACATAATTTCACTGTTTCCATGTGCatatcttcaaaatatacacatcatcaggtggaatttGTCAATTATGAACAGGTGCACATGAATATTATACCCTCTCATCAGGTAGAAACATTTCCATTCACTTTCCTTAAGTAGTTTACAACAGTCGaggtttagttttattgtgaaCACATTGCATCAAGAATTGATCACTTGAGAAACTTAATGGCTTTTCCATCATGCCTATTAAAAACTGTCAAGTCTGCAGTCTGTAGTCatgaatttcaaatagaaaaaaatctacTTTCACATGTTTGACAACGACGATTTCCATTCAAAGGTTGCGCACGTTGAAGTACAATAGATGCCTATATGCATATACATAAGAAATCAATACGGTTCACTATTATCATTACTCAGTAACGTGGCAACTCTTACCTGCCAGTGTATTCCAGATATAGAGCCCCATCGGTCCCGTAATCGTTTCAATCGGTCTCGTATTGAGATTCAATATGGTAAATGCCATTACTACGATCGCCCAGGCTATTGCGAGGGCCGCGAATATCAGCGTCGATACCCATAGTCCGAAATCGAACAAGCCGAACTCTTGGATGCCCTCAGCaactgaaattaattaaacGAGAGTATTGATTATTACGAATGATTGGGTAGCATTTCACAGTGCTGCGTTATAATTatgttatacatatatattattcATGTAGttcttttgatatttgatagcGAAACAcgcaatgaaaaatatgtttccAATACTGTGAAAACTCTTTGACGAGGTTGTCTGGGATTAGGTGTACATTTTGCATATAGGATGGATCCATGACCAATTTTAACCTAAGGTTTACATGCCATGCTTCAATCTTTTTCAACTTAGTTTcaaattgtttga is a window of Tubulanus polymorphus chromosome 2, tnTubPoly1.2, whole genome shotgun sequence DNA encoding:
- the LOC141899536 gene encoding clarin-1-like — protein: MDKRKRCCIFIVFVIAVLAAGLIIAALATTFWIEAYPYRNINETIKLEAVKVSGKYDKDKFQGTMHFGLFYGKKQLNYGFGSEGREKEMWIAEGIQEFGLFDFGLWVSTLIFAALAIAWAIVVMAFTILNLNTRPIETITGPMGLYIWNTLAGICSLISVILFVVMNEKYIKVNVLTQAEKDNYWVSTDRTYLSYSFWFMVCSIPCFFLNLGFVYASGTRLRPIKYNSSMNKAPMDGVMMY